In the Desulfitobacterium hafniense DCB-2 genome, TATCCTGAGGCACTCCATTGAAATGCTCCTCTATGCCAAGGCATAAACGAACCAACTCCCGAACCTGTCGGGAAGTTAAGCACCCTCGGGCAGGGTACTGCGTACGCATGAAGGGCAAAGAAGATTGTTCCCTTCTGGGAGCAGGAGTGAATTGAAGAACCGCGCCGTCAGGACGTCTGGCCAGCCATTGATCAGGAACTATTTCTCCCTGAACCAACGCCTCACCAACGCCGTAGGTGGCATTAATAAGCAGTTCACAGGGATCATTCGAAAGAGGATTAACTGTAAAGACCACTCCCGAAACTTCATGTGGCGCCATTTCCTGAATGATCACCGCCAGAGCAACTTCACTCTCTCCAAATCCTTTTAGTGAACGATACTGCACAGCCCGGGGAGTCCAAAGTGAAGCCCAGCACTTCTTTATCGCCTTAAGAACTTCACTTTCCCCCTGGATGTTAAGATAGGTTTCTTGTTGCCCTGCAAAACTTGCACCAGGAAGATCTTCAGCTGTAGCAGAGGAACGGACGGCGACCTCAGGACTCCCCATCCCTCGATAAGTTTCCAGAACTTCTTCCGCGACCTCATTGGGTAGGCCAGTGTTCTCTATTTCCACCCGAATTTTAGATGTTGCCTCTTGTAACGTGTGTAAGTCAGTGACCTTAATTTGCGGTAAAGAGATATTCTTGACACAGCGACGGTATCCC is a window encoding:
- a CDS encoding PEP/pyruvate-binding domain-containing protein, translated to MRYVRLLQELKKEDLALAGGKGANLGELVLAGMKVPQGFVLTVEGYRRCVKNISLPQIKVTDLHTLQEATSKIRVEIENTGLPNEVAEEVLETYRGMGSPEVAVRSSATAEDLPGASFAGQQETYLNIQGESEVLKAIKKCWASLWTPRAVQYRSLKGFGESEVALAVIIQEMAPHEVSGVVFTVNPLSNDPCELLINATYGVGEALVQGEIVPDQWLARRPDGAVLQFTPAPRREQSSLPFMRTQYPARGCLTSRQVRELVRLCLGIEEHFNGVPQDIEWSYGLGEFHLLQSRPVTTLKVN